A part of Neoarius graeffei isolate fNeoGra1 chromosome 8, fNeoGra1.pri, whole genome shotgun sequence genomic DNA contains:
- the LOC132889881 gene encoding zinc finger BED domain-containing protein 5-like: protein MKCHKDIQEASYRASLLIARAGKPHTIGELLCLPLAKEMTRIMCGEKAARELNLVPLSNDTVSRRINDMADDVKKTLIERIKNSRYFAIQLDETTDVADLANLLTRTTSEQIFQLLNKFIQEHGLDWEKCVGVCTDGARAMTGRNSGVAARIREVAPEMRWTHCSIHREVLAVKRMPDDLKSVLDCAVKTVNFIKARPMNARLFHVLCEEMGSEHVQLLLHTEVRWLSRGKVLSRLFELPERSRCSCRTQISPVRHF, encoded by the exons ATGAAATGCCACAAAGACAT acaggaagcttcatatcgtgccagcctcctgatcgccagagccggtaagccgcacacaatcggggaactgctgtgtttaccattagccaaagagatgacacgtatcatgtgtggagagaaagctgccagagagttaaacttggtgccgctttcaaatgacaccgtgtcaaggagaataaacgacatggctgacgatgttaaaaagacactgattgagcgcattaagaacagtagatattttgccatacagcttgatgagactacagatgttgcagatttggccaatttattg ACCAGAACTACATCAGAGCAAATATTCCAGTTACTGAACAAGTTCATCCAGGAGCATGGCTTGGACTGGGAAAAGTGTGTGGGTGTATGTACTGACGGAGCGAGGGCCATGACGGGTCGCAACAGCGGGGTAGCAGCTCGCATCCGAGAAGTGGCACCTGAGATGCGCTGGACTCACTGCAGCATCCATCGTGAGGTGCTGGCAGTGAAGAGGATGCCTGATGACCTGAAGTCCGTGCTGGATTGTGCTGTAAAAACTGTGAACTTCATCAAGGCCAGACCGATGAATGCTCGCTTATTTCATGTGCTCTGCGAGGAGATGGGCAGTGAGCATGTCCAACTCTTGCTTCATACTGAAGTAAGGTGGCTTTCAAGAGGAAAGGTGCTTTCAAGGCTTTTCGAATTGCCAGAGAGGTCCAGATGTTCTTGCAGGACACAAATTTCCCCCGTCAGACATTTTTGA